From a single Nitrogeniibacter mangrovi genomic region:
- a CDS encoding asparagine synthetase B family protein has product MDRFPGFACDDGVFGLARQHCRGFAGVIRPGANTPSLNLWHGGGAVALSAASRERTVIVTGAHRHGAALSTARQVADGTEAPATLTLADGGRGGAFVVHDALSGALVLGRDRAGIMPLYLSVRADRIAFATELGALAALQQGDTELDADVLAMYLDHGFSAGCRTPLAGVRRVAPGEIIHIDKRLQLTRQPAATLSPTTRFDGSFADAAAQFGPLFDAAVAAHRDPDQPCSLLLSGGLDSALICTSLTRTARAPVHTYAVAYDFTQKREELADARRIATLCGTTHTELRLSQNALWRHLPWTVWRTDELMDDHAALATSLAARQLPSDTAVFTGEGADDVFAGDGQYRRHAMQRWFAGLLTPRSGGWHTRGLLDRRQRQRLFGAALRAADRARRDDLNGAWASASCRASWLQRAQASELESIFPNTLALKVGRSFDGAAHSVHMPFLDPRVVRFGLALDDRLKVRARTGKVFLREWACARLPRDHVFKRKRGFFMPVSQLLQGERLDRLEPVLCASTFVAQWLNPAGVADLFSAHRATGNHAKTLWRLLQAAIWFSLFVVSPGACPTPSEDPLDWIL; this is encoded by the coding sequence ATGGACCGATTTCCGGGGTTTGCGTGCGACGATGGCGTGTTCGGACTGGCTCGCCAGCACTGTCGCGGTTTTGCCGGCGTCATCCGCCCGGGGGCAAACACCCCGAGCCTGAATCTGTGGCACGGCGGTGGCGCGGTCGCACTGAGCGCCGCGTCCCGCGAACGCACCGTGATTGTGACCGGGGCCCACCGACACGGCGCGGCGCTGAGCACCGCGCGGCAGGTGGCCGACGGTACCGAAGCGCCGGCGACCCTGACGCTCGCCGACGGTGGCCGCGGTGGTGCCTTCGTGGTGCACGATGCGCTCAGCGGCGCCCTCGTGCTCGGTCGCGACCGGGCCGGCATCATGCCGCTCTATCTGTCGGTACGCGCCGATCGCATCGCGTTCGCCACCGAACTGGGCGCGCTCGCGGCGCTGCAGCAGGGCGATACCGAGCTCGATGCCGACGTCCTCGCCATGTATCTCGACCATGGCTTCAGCGCGGGCTGCCGCACGCCGCTGGCCGGCGTCCGCCGGGTCGCCCCCGGAGAGATCATTCACATCGACAAACGCCTCCAGCTGACCCGTCAGCCGGCCGCCACGCTGTCCCCCACGACGCGCTTCGACGGCAGCTTCGCGGACGCGGCCGCTCAGTTCGGCCCCCTGTTCGATGCGGCCGTCGCCGCGCACCGCGATCCGGACCAGCCGTGCAGCCTGCTGCTCTCCGGCGGGCTGGATTCCGCCTTGATCTGCACCTCCCTGACCCGCACCGCACGGGCCCCCGTGCACACCTACGCGGTTGCCTACGATTTCACCCAGAAACGCGAAGAGCTTGCCGACGCACGCCGGATTGCGACCCTGTGCGGCACCACGCACACGGAGCTGCGCCTGAGCCAGAACGCGTTGTGGCGCCACCTCCCATGGACCGTCTGGCGCACCGACGAGCTGATGGACGACCATGCGGCGCTGGCCACTTCCCTGGCCGCACGACAACTGCCGTCCGACACCGCGGTCTTCACCGGCGAGGGCGCCGACGACGTGTTCGCTGGCGACGGGCAATATCGCCGCCACGCCATGCAGCGCTGGTTCGCCGGTCTCCTCACCCCCCGCTCGGGCGGCTGGCACACCAGAGGCCTGCTGGACCGACGCCAGCGGCAGCGCCTGTTCGGCGCCGCCTTGCGCGCTGCCGATCGCGCCCGACGGGACGATCTGAACGGCGCCTGGGCCAGCGCGTCGTGCCGCGCCAGCTGGCTGCAAAGGGCCCAGGCCAGCGAACTGGAAAGCATCTTCCCGAATACCCTGGCGCTCAAGGTGGGGCGCAGTTTCGACGGCGCGGCACACAGCGTGCACATGCCCTTTCTCGATCCGCGCGTGGTGCGCTTCGGCCTCGCCCTCGATGATCGTCTCAAGGTGCGCGCCCGAACGGGCAAGGTGTTCCTGCGTGAATGGGCCTGCGCCCGGCTGCCCAGGGATCACGTCTTCAAGCGCAAGCGCGGCTTCTTCATGCCGGTCAGCCAGCTGCTGCAGGGCGAACGCCTGGACCGGCTCGAACCGGTGCTGTGCGCGAGCACCTTCGTTGCACAATGGCTCAATCCGGCCGGCGTCGCCGACCTGTTCAGCGCCCACCGGGCGACCGGCAATCATGCCAAGACCTTGTGGCGTCTCCTGCAGGCGGCCATCTGGTTCAGCCTCTTCGTGGTGAGCCCGGGCGCCTGCCCCACGCCGAGCGAAGATCCGCTGGACTGGATTCTCTGA
- a CDS encoding glutathione S-transferase, with product MSRPALYSFRRCPYAIRARLAIRQAGIEVELREILLRDKPAEMLAISPKGTVPVLQLADGTVIDESLDIMRWALGQNDPEGWLHAAGADAQAVLVRRNDVEFKPLLDRYKYVERFPERSQEAWRDAAVDLHLAPLDRQLAGRRFLFGPSPALADAALFPFVRQFAGVDPAWFEAAPLPHVRDWLGRWLSSPLFAAVMVRQPVWRAPR from the coding sequence GTGAGCCGGCCGGCCCTGTATTCCTTCCGGCGCTGTCCCTACGCCATCCGGGCGCGCCTTGCGATCCGGCAGGCGGGCATCGAGGTCGAGCTGCGGGAAATCCTCCTGCGCGACAAGCCCGCCGAGATGCTCGCCATCTCGCCCAAGGGCACGGTGCCGGTGCTGCAGCTGGCCGACGGCACCGTCATCGACGAGAGCCTGGACATCATGCGCTGGGCCCTCGGGCAGAACGATCCGGAAGGCTGGTTGCATGCCGCGGGTGCCGACGCACAGGCCGTGCTCGTACGCCGCAACGACGTCGAGTTCAAGCCGCTGCTGGATCGCTACAAATACGTCGAGCGGTTTCCGGAGCGCTCGCAGGAGGCCTGGCGCGATGCGGCGGTGGACCTGCACCTGGCGCCGCTGGATCGTCAGTTGGCGGGCCGGCGGTTCCTTTTCGGCCCCTCTCCTGCCCTGGCGGATGCGGCCCTGTTCCCCTTCGTGCGCCAGTTCGCGGGCGTGGACCCGGCCTGGTTCGAGGCGGCGCCGCTGCCCCACGTGCGCGACTGGCTGGGGCGCTGGCTGAGCTCGCCGCTGTTCGCGGCGGTGATGGTCCGGCAGCCGGTGTGGCGGGCGCCCCGGTAG
- a CDS encoding ABC transporter permease, producing MNLLAIRAIYLFEMHRAWRTLTQSIISPVISTSLYFVVFGAAIGSRITQVEGIDYGSFIVPGLVMLSLLTQSLSNASFGIYFPRFTGTIYEVLSAPVSYLEIVIAYVGAAATKSIILGTIILVTATAFVDFHIDHPLWMVTFLVLTAVTFSLLGFIIGIWADGFEKLQLVPLLIITPLTFLGGTFYSINMLPPFWQKVTLLNPVVYLVSGFRWSFYGISDVSPAISVAMTLVFLLVCVAVVAWIFRTGYRLKP from the coding sequence ATGAACCTGCTCGCCATCCGCGCCATCTACCTGTTCGAAATGCACCGGGCCTGGCGCACGCTCACCCAGAGCATCATCTCGCCGGTGATCTCCACCTCGCTGTACTTCGTCGTCTTCGGCGCCGCCATCGGCTCGCGCATCACCCAGGTGGAGGGCATCGACTACGGCAGCTTCATCGTGCCCGGGCTGGTCATGCTCTCGCTGCTCACCCAGAGCCTGTCGAACGCCTCCTTCGGCATCTACTTCCCGCGCTTCACCGGCACCATCTACGAGGTGCTCTCGGCGCCGGTCTCCTACCTGGAGATCGTCATCGCCTACGTGGGGGCGGCGGCCACCAAGTCGATCATCCTCGGCACCATCATCCTGGTGACCGCGACCGCCTTCGTGGACTTCCACATCGACCACCCGCTGTGGATGGTCACCTTCCTGGTGCTCACCGCCGTCACCTTCAGCCTGCTGGGTTTCATCATCGGCATCTGGGCCGACGGCTTCGAGAAGCTGCAGCTGGTGCCGCTGCTCATCATCACCCCGCTCACCTTTCTCGGCGGCACCTTCTACAGCATCAACATGCTGCCTCCGTTCTGGCAGAAGGTGACCCTGCTCAACCCGGTGGTGTACCTGGTCAGCGGCTTCCGCTGGAGCTTCTACGGCATCTCCGACGTGAGCCCGGCGATCAGCGTGGCCATGACCCTGGTGTTCCTGCTGGTGTGTGTCGCCGTGGTGGCCTGGATCTTCCGTACGGGGTACCGGCTCAAGCCGTGA
- a CDS encoding ABC transporter ATP-binding protein, whose translation MTDIISICGLSKTYEGGFQALKTVDLSIRRGEIFALLGPNGAGKTTLISIVCGLVNGSTGSVTVDGHDIVRDYRAARALIGLVPQELTTDAFETVFNAVSFSRGLFGKPANPAYIEQVLKSLSLWDKRNNRIMTLSGGMKRRLLIAKALSHEPRVLFLDEPTAGVDVELRRDMWNLVRSLQQDGVTVILTTHYIEEAEEMADRIGVINRGEIILVEDKATLMRKLGRKQLTVHLQEALECVPPALARWELELADAGHALIYTYDTEGDSPGIATLLAALAEAGVAFKDVHTEQSSLEDIFVSLLQEAHA comes from the coding sequence ATGACCGACATCATCTCCATTTGCGGCCTCTCCAAGACCTACGAGGGCGGCTTCCAGGCGCTCAAGACGGTGGACCTGTCCATCCGGCGGGGCGAGATCTTCGCGCTGCTCGGGCCCAACGGTGCCGGCAAGACCACGCTCATCAGCATCGTCTGTGGCCTGGTCAACGGCTCCACCGGCAGCGTGACCGTCGATGGCCACGACATCGTGCGCGACTACCGCGCCGCGCGTGCGCTCATCGGCCTGGTGCCGCAGGAACTGACCACCGACGCCTTCGAAACCGTGTTCAACGCGGTGAGCTTCAGCCGCGGCCTGTTCGGCAAACCGGCCAATCCGGCCTACATCGAGCAGGTGCTCAAGTCCCTGTCGCTGTGGGACAAGCGCAACAACCGCATCATGACGCTGTCCGGCGGCATGAAGCGGCGTCTGCTCATCGCCAAGGCGCTGAGCCACGAGCCGCGGGTGCTGTTCCTCGACGAACCCACGGCGGGCGTGGACGTGGAGCTGCGCCGCGACATGTGGAACCTGGTGCGCAGCCTGCAGCAGGACGGGGTCACGGTGATCCTCACCACCCATTACATCGAGGAGGCCGAGGAGATGGCCGACCGCATCGGGGTCATCAACCGGGGCGAGATCATCCTCGTCGAGGACAAGGCCACGCTCATGCGCAAGCTGGGGCGCAAGCAGCTCACCGTGCATCTGCAGGAGGCGCTCGAGTGCGTGCCGCCGGCCCTGGCGCGCTGGGAGCTGGAACTGGCCGACGCCGGCCATGCGCTCATCTACACCTATGACACCGAGGGCGACTCGCCGGGCATCGCCACCTTGCTGGCGGCGCTGGCCGAGGCGGGCGTGGCCTTCAAGGACGTGCACACCGAACAAAGCTCGCTCGAGGACATCTTCGTCAGCCTGCTCCAGGAGGCGCACGCATGA
- a CDS encoding PEP-CTERM sorting domain-containing protein, producing MRKFLAPLALLLASGAAQASLVSIDWHSTGDGLLTRDTASGLEWLDLTQTYNQSVAAVQTQLGGGGLFDGFRLGLAAEVHGLMSAAGLPVSTSTGVVSTAAADLNAANLLTALLGETVGANYGSTYYGARGHLTDNGSDRVVGYYTISGSQLFNDYVSGAPIWPGAGVWLVRDSADALPEGINDVPEPASLALLGLGLAGLMASRRRVC from the coding sequence ATGCGCAAGTTTCTCGCTCCCCTCGCCCTGTTGCTCGCCTCCGGTGCCGCCCAGGCCTCGCTCGTCTCGATCGACTGGCACAGCACCGGCGACGGTCTGCTCACCCGCGACACCGCGAGCGGCCTGGAATGGCTGGATCTGACCCAGACCTACAACCAGAGCGTGGCCGCGGTGCAGACCCAGCTGGGCGGCGGCGGCCTGTTCGACGGCTTCCGGCTCGGTCTGGCGGCGGAAGTGCACGGGCTCATGAGCGCGGCCGGCCTGCCGGTGAGCACCAGTACCGGGGTGGTGAGCACTGCGGCCGCCGATCTGAACGCGGCCAACCTGCTGACGGCGCTGCTCGGCGAGACCGTGGGGGCCAACTACGGCAGCACCTACTACGGGGCGCGCGGGCACCTGACCGACAACGGCAGCGATCGTGTGGTGGGCTACTACACCATCAGCGGCAGCCAGCTGTTCAACGACTACGTCAGCGGTGCGCCGATCTGGCCGGGTGCGGGCGTGTGGCTGGTGCGCGATTCGGCCGACGCGCTGCCCGAGGGGATCAACGACGTGCCGGAGCCGGCGTCGCTGGCGCTGCTCGGGCTGGGGCTGGCGGGTCTGATGGCGAGCCGTCGGCGCGTGTGCTGA
- a CDS encoding SDR family oxidoreductase, translating to MKAIVTGHSRGLGAAVAAALLERGMPMLGISRSSSEALRTRYGHLLTEVAIDLADDATLAHWLNEGELRRFLADAGTALLINNAGMVTPVAPPGAQGAAAVALAVRVNVAAPLILTDAFVAHTPGVQDRRIVHISSGAAHKAYAGWSVYCATKAALDHHARAVKEDAVPGLRICALAPGVVDTDMQATLRATDPDHFPALPRFEALKRDGELTDPAECAARLVPYILSDAFGEAPVADLRDIAP from the coding sequence ATGAAGGCAATCGTCACCGGCCACAGCCGTGGCCTTGGCGCCGCGGTGGCTGCGGCGCTGCTCGAACGCGGCATGCCCATGCTCGGCATTTCGCGCTCGAGCAGCGAGGCGCTGCGCACCCGCTACGGGCACCTGCTCACCGAAGTGGCGATCGACCTGGCCGACGACGCCACCCTGGCGCACTGGCTCAACGAAGGCGAACTGCGCCGCTTCCTGGCGGACGCGGGCACCGCGCTGCTCATCAACAATGCCGGCATGGTCACCCCGGTGGCGCCCCCGGGCGCGCAGGGCGCCGCCGCGGTGGCGCTCGCGGTGCGGGTCAACGTGGCCGCCCCGCTGATTCTCACCGACGCCTTCGTGGCCCATACCCCGGGCGTGCAGGACCGGCGCATCGTGCACATCTCCAGCGGCGCGGCGCACAAAGCCTATGCCGGCTGGAGCGTCTATTGCGCCACCAAGGCCGCGCTCGACCATCACGCCCGCGCCGTCAAGGAGGACGCGGTGCCCGGCTTGCGCATCTGCGCCCTCGCCCCCGGGGTGGTCGACACCGACATGCAGGCCACGCTGCGCGCGACCGATCCCGACCACTTCCCCGCCCTGCCCCGCTTCGAGGCGCTCAAGCGCGATGGCGAACTGACCGACCCGGCCGAGTGCGCGGCCCGGCTGGTGCCCTACATTCTTTCGGACGCCTTTGGCGAAGCGCCGGTGGCCGATCTGCGCGACATCGCGCCCTGA
- a CDS encoding sigma-54 interaction domain-containing protein produces MPRDSHPLAELTSFLESFEKPHILFDRAYRILAANAAYRRAHGAGHSVIGRTCYAVSHHYAVPCDQAGESCPLARSLASGQRERVLHLHHTPQGEAYENIELSPVKNARGEVAYFIEKMAPMDVARGLSARSGLVGRAPRFKAMLELVSRVAPSEATVLLQGESGTGKELVAGAIHEASRRASRLFIAVDCSGLPETLFESELFGHERGAFTGATQRKTGLVEAASGGTLFLDEVGDIPLGMQVKLLRLLETGTYRRVGATELRKADIRVVSATHRGLRDMVARGDFRQDLYYRLNTFPIQVPALRERVEDIPLLARALLGRVAPTRNLRLSADAERALVQYAFPGNVRELRNVLERASLMCDGEEIGRAHLHLEGRAEPIVAEAPGAELAAAERRTLVAALAEHRGSRRALAERLGISERTLYRKLKAYGLVPPR; encoded by the coding sequence ATGCCCCGGGACAGCCATCCGCTCGCGGAACTGACCTCTTTCCTCGAGTCCTTCGAGAAGCCTCATATCCTATTCGATCGGGCTTACCGCATCCTGGCCGCCAATGCGGCCTATCGTCGCGCCCATGGCGCCGGTCACAGCGTGATCGGGCGCACCTGCTACGCGGTGTCGCATCACTACGCGGTGCCGTGCGATCAGGCCGGCGAGAGCTGCCCGCTGGCGCGCTCGCTGGCCTCGGGGCAGCGCGAGCGGGTGCTGCACCTGCATCACACCCCGCAGGGCGAGGCCTACGAGAACATCGAACTGTCGCCGGTGAAGAACGCCCGGGGCGAGGTGGCGTATTTCATCGAGAAGATGGCGCCCATGGACGTCGCCCGCGGCCTGTCGGCGCGTTCCGGCCTGGTGGGCCGCGCGCCGCGTTTCAAGGCCATGCTGGAGCTGGTGTCCCGGGTGGCACCCTCGGAAGCGACGGTGCTGCTGCAGGGTGAGTCGGGTACCGGCAAGGAGCTGGTGGCCGGCGCCATCCACGAGGCGAGCCGGCGTGCCAGCCGGCTCTTCATCGCGGTCGATTGCTCGGGGCTGCCCGAAACCCTGTTCGAGAGCGAGCTGTTCGGCCACGAGCGCGGCGCCTTCACCGGCGCGACCCAACGCAAGACCGGGCTGGTCGAGGCGGCCAGCGGCGGCACCCTGTTTCTCGACGAGGTGGGCGACATCCCGCTGGGCATGCAGGTCAAGCTGCTGCGCCTGCTCGAGACCGGCACCTATCGCCGCGTCGGCGCCACCGAGCTGCGCAAGGCCGACATCCGGGTGGTGTCGGCCACTCACCGGGGGCTGCGCGACATGGTCGCGCGCGGCGACTTCCGCCAGGATCTCTACTACCGCCTCAACACTTTTCCCATCCAGGTGCCGGCGCTGCGCGAGCGGGTCGAGGACATCCCGCTGCTGGCCCGCGCGCTGCTCGGGCGGGTCGCGCCCACGCGCAACCTGCGCCTGAGCGCCGATGCGGAGCGGGCGCTGGTGCAATACGCGTTTCCGGGCAACGTGCGCGAGCTGCGCAATGTGCTCGAACGGGCGAGCCTGATGTGCGACGGCGAGGAGATCGGCCGCGCGCACCTGCATCTCGAAGGGCGGGCCGAGCCGATTGTGGCGGAGGCGCCGGGGGCCGAGCTGGCGGCGGCCGAGCGGCGCACGCTGGTGGCCGCGCTCGCCGAGCATCGCGGCAGCCGCCGGGCGCTGGCCGAGCGGCTCGGCATCTCGGAGCGGACGCTCTACCGGAAACTCAAGGCTTACGGACTGGTGCCGCCACGCTAG
- the cydP gene encoding cytochrome oxidase putative small subunit CydP → MLHHTPNPMNDRTLVRKLALVVAIKLAAIFALWWVFVRDDRIVPAADMVAEHIGQRSDSPSQGHSHGQ, encoded by the coding sequence ATGCTGCACCACACCCCCAACCCCATGAACGACCGCACCCTGGTTCGGAAACTCGCGCTCGTGGTCGCCATCAAGCTCGCCGCGATCTTCGCGCTGTGGTGGGTGTTCGTCCGCGACGATCGCATCGTGCCTGCAGCCGATATGGTGGCCGAACACATCGGCCAGCGCTCCGATTCCCCATCACAAGGACATTCCCATGGTCAGTGA
- a CDS encoding cytochrome ubiquinol oxidase subunit I translates to MVSEHLVDLSRLQFAATAMYHFLFVPLTLGMTWLLVIMESVYVMTGKPVYKDMTRFWGKLFGINFALGVTTGITLEFQFGTNWAYYSHYVGDIFGAPLAIEGLMAFFLESTFIGLFFFGWDRLSRKQHLLVTLLMAIGTNLSALWILIANGWMQHPVGAEFNYTTMRMELTDFWAVLFNPDAQAKFVHTVSAGYVTGAMFVLAISAWYLIKGRDVEFAKRSFRIAAAFGLASALSVIVLGDESGYTVGEAQQTKLAAMEAMWETEPAPAGLKLIAGINEREMKNDWEIQIPWVLGVIGTRSIHKELPGIKEIIALNRQRIVSGIEAVKALDAVRANPDDSAAAATLKQHQADLGFGLLLRKYVTSMDDVTPEIIDRAAADTIPKVTPMFWAFRLMVALGFWFLALFGLALWFSVKGDFARRGWLLRAALWSIPLPWVACEVGWFVAEYGRQPWTIYGVLPTHLSVSTLSVESLYGSLAGFVGFYTLLLIVEMYLMIKFARLGPGSLGTGRYANEPAHA, encoded by the coding sequence ATGGTCAGTGAGCACCTCGTCGACCTGTCGCGACTGCAGTTCGCCGCCACCGCGATGTACCACTTCCTGTTCGTACCGCTCACCCTCGGCATGACCTGGCTGCTGGTCATCATGGAGTCGGTTTACGTCATGACCGGCAAGCCGGTGTACAAGGACATGACTCGCTTCTGGGGCAAGCTGTTCGGCATCAACTTCGCCCTCGGCGTCACCACCGGCATCACGCTGGAATTCCAGTTCGGCACCAACTGGGCCTACTACTCGCACTACGTGGGCGACATCTTCGGTGCGCCGCTGGCCATCGAGGGGCTGATGGCCTTCTTCCTCGAGTCCACCTTCATCGGCCTGTTCTTCTTCGGCTGGGATCGCCTGTCGCGCAAGCAGCACCTGCTGGTGACCCTGCTCATGGCCATCGGTACCAACCTCTCTGCCCTGTGGATCCTCATCGCCAACGGCTGGATGCAGCATCCCGTCGGCGCCGAGTTCAACTACACCACCATGCGCATGGAGCTGACCGACTTCTGGGCGGTGCTCTTCAACCCGGATGCCCAGGCCAAGTTCGTGCACACGGTCTCGGCCGGCTACGTGACCGGGGCCATGTTCGTGCTCGCGATCTCGGCCTGGTATCTCATCAAGGGCCGCGACGTCGAGTTCGCCAAGCGCAGTTTCCGCATCGCCGCGGCCTTCGGTCTCGCCTCGGCCCTGTCGGTCATCGTGCTCGGCGACGAATCCGGCTACACCGTGGGCGAGGCCCAGCAGACCAAGCTGGCGGCCATGGAGGCGATGTGGGAGACGGAGCCCGCTCCGGCCGGCCTCAAGCTCATCGCCGGGATCAACGAGCGCGAGATGAAGAACGACTGGGAGATCCAGATCCCCTGGGTGCTCGGCGTGATCGGCACCCGCTCGATCCACAAGGAACTGCCCGGCATCAAGGAGATCATCGCCCTGAACCGGCAGCGCATCGTCTCCGGCATCGAGGCGGTGAAGGCGCTCGATGCGGTGCGCGCCAACCCGGACGACAGCGCCGCGGCGGCCACGCTCAAGCAACACCAGGCCGACCTGGGCTTCGGCCTGCTGCTGCGCAAGTACGTCACCTCCATGGACGATGTGACGCCCGAGATCATCGATCGCGCCGCGGCCGACACCATCCCGAAGGTAACCCCGATGTTCTGGGCCTTCCGCCTCATGGTGGCGCTCGGCTTCTGGTTCCTCGCCCTGTTCGGGCTCGCCCTGTGGTTCTCGGTGAAGGGCGACTTTGCCCGCCGGGGCTGGCTGCTGCGCGCCGCGCTGTGGTCGATTCCGCTGCCCTGGGTCGCCTGCGAGGTGGGCTGGTTCGTGGCCGAGTACGGGCGCCAGCCCTGGACCATCTACGGGGTGCTGCCCACCCACCTGTCGGTGTCCACCCTGAGCGTCGAATCGCTCTATGGCTCGCTGGCCGGCTTCGTGGGCTTCTACACCCTGCTGCTGATCGTGGAGATGTATCTGATGATCAAGTTCGCCCGCCTCGGCCCCGGCAGCCTGGGCACCGGCCGCTACGCCAACGAACCGGCCCACGCCTGA